The DNA segment CACAAAGATAGTCCCAAATTTCTGAATACAAACATTTTCCTATCAGGATTGGATAGAAATTAAAGCAATGACATTTCCTTTATATGGAAAGTGATGTGTAAGAGTAATTACCTGattaaaatttttgaaattgAACTCCTTGTAGATGGCATCTCTTTCACCCAGCTGGGACCAGCCTGAAGCTTTGAGATCCAGTAAAACTTGgttcctctcctctgctgtcAACCAGTGAGACTGGGAAGACTattgagggaaaaaataaaggcacGGCACGAGTGAGGCTGAAGTTCTTTGTTGTACAACAATAAGAAAACCACACGATGGAACTGTGGTTATGGATTGCACAAAAGATGTGGAATATTCACTGTACAGTTCCTCACTGTTTAACCTAAACCAGGCAAACCCCATCCTTTCTGTTTGGGCAGATAAGTTTGGCTAAAAGCTTTGTAAAAAACTAATGAAAAGCAACAGGTTTTTCCCAGGAATGAATATGGAGACCAGACCAGCTGTGCCCTTGGTCATCTGAATTATCCACATGCTGTAACACCAcagtttattttcaaatattctgcTCCCTCATATAAGTAAAGGgctttttacattattttccaAGTGTACAATTATAAGGCTAAAAGAGATATCAGGAAATATCAGTTTCAAAAGAGAGGAACAAAACAACAGGTTGTGTTCTACCTGGCTTGTAGTTTACTACTTTGAGAAAGCAGGAATGGATTTTAAGACAGCACATACTGTGGAGTTCTACAAGCAACAAAGAGCTCTTTAACTgcatgaaaagaagaaaaattacaatacAGACACAATTACAAAACATTTGAAGTTACTGGTATAAGCATTAGATTCTGCAAACCACTGATGCTTAAATACGGTTTATTTGAAGTGACAGGAGTCCCCCTGATGCCACTGGGAGCACAGATGTGACAGATGTGATTCACATCTGATGCCAGAGAGAGACACAGGAATGCTCCATGGGGCCTTTGGAAAAGGTCTGACACTTTTCCTAAAAGCAGAGACTAAGATAACATACTCTGACAGAGGGGTCTCAGACTCACATGGTAAAGGCAATGCTTTGGTGGGAAGAACCTTTCTCCCCAGTACAGCTAAATTCAGATTGCTTTAGTCTTTATTTTGGCTGGCACAGCTTTGTGAGAACCTCCAGAAAGGCAGTTTTGCTCCAGAGGTCCAGgacccaccagcagctcagcagctcagGATTTTTCACCTTGGCCAGCCTGTGCTCCAGAGGGAGCCCCGATGCCACCAGATGGGGCTGTGagtctgagcagagcaggaattaACGCAATTAATGCGACCTGAGCAAGGCTTTAAGATGCAGGAGGGCCAAGGAGCAACATTTCCATCAATAATACgggataaaaaaaccccaaatgtcGTAAATCAACCtatcactgctgctgcttgtgttcAGTGGGAGAGATGTAACCAAGAGATGGGATTTACAGGCCCCAAACTGAACCAATTTAGGCTCTTTACAGTTCAAACCCAACCTGGGGCTTACAAGAACACAAATTTCAGATTTGCCATTGCTACAACCACAGTTACAGGCATGAATTTCTTACATTCTTTTTTCCAAACATATCCAAAAATCACCAAAGCTAAAGGCTGCCTTGAAATGTACTAttttccctggcacaggatgaAGTCAGTCTGCTAATTTACAAAACATCCCaggagtggggtttttttgtgataGCAAAGTGCAGGACTGAGATCAGGAGGCAGCACAAAGTCCACTCACCTAACAGGCATGGGGATGTCCTGTCAGCTTTGGGGACACTGCAGTGCCTTCCTGACACCTCAGTGACAAACAGGCACTGACAAGACAGTGCTGTGACTTGAAATTAGACCACACAGTTTCAGTGGGAATCTGGAGACTGGGTTTGATGCAGGCCCTGCAGAACAACGAGCACAGTGCTTTGCTCTGCTTGCAGAGGCCACGACCTGAGTCAGCCCCTTGGCACACCAGACATgcagaaatgcagcagaaagcagcaggaatgtgCTTGTACAAGGAAGAAGACAAGGTGGGAGATTCCAATGGCATCTGTGCAGTGACACCCCCATCAGCACAGCACGGGCATGGCCAGAGCCCCCAGGGAGGCAGGAATGGGCACCTGTGCCAAGGCTGGGCAGGTGCTGGcccctgacccacacctgggGGTATTTGACCCACTGATCAATCACAGAGGAATCTCAGGGAAAACAGTCATAGATTTCATAAAAAATTAGTGCTAAATATCTCATGCCTGAAGGGCAAGGGTTCAAACCCGTGTGTGCCACTTGTTATTAGCtttgtgtaaaataaaacaatcaaTAATGAGGTGGGATGGTGGCAGGACACGGGGAGAATAACAGATTGATTTGGGATGGAAGAGACTTCAAAGCCCATCCAATGCcacccctgccaagggcagggacaccttccatagcccaggttgctccaacctgatCTTGGaaactcccagggatggggcagccacagcttctctgggcacctgtgccagggtctccccaccctcccagggtgGAATTTCTCCCCAGTATCCCATCCAACGTGCCCTACCTCAGcgtgaagccattcccttgtcctgtcctccCATCACAAGCCCCTGCGCACCCCGGCACGGACCGGCGGCTTTGCCGATCCCTCCTGCGGCAGCCCAGCCCCAACCCCGCAGCTCCCGCAGTTCCGGGGGAGCTCGGGCGGGCCGTGCCCCGATCCCAATCCCGATTCCGATCCGATCCCGCTGTCCTCGGTGTGCCCTCACCATggccgcggggccgccgctCATCGCCCGCCGCGCTCCCAGCAGCGCCCGGCGCAGCGCTGCCCCTCCGCTCGGCATGGCACGGCACGGCTCCGGTACGGCCCCgggacagccctgccccggcacggcacggcacggccccGGTACGGCCCCgggacagccctgccccggcacggcacggcccgccccgccgggagGAGCCGCCGCCCGGAACCGCCGCTCCGAGCGCGCCGGGAAGGGAAGAAcggagggaagaggagggaagaaggagccgctgccgccgccgctcccggaACTCCCGCGCTCCGTCGGGGGGGCCCATCGCCCTAAAGATATAGTGTATATTTTGTATCCTTTTGGGATTCTATAGGTTACATGGATTTCCTGGGTTGCTCACACTTTACGTGGTATTAGAAGTTACTAACGCGTTTTCTCACGCATTCTTAAGCTGTCTCAAAGACACGCTGTTTTGAAGAAGCCACCTGCGAGACAGCTTGGAGGCAACACACAAGAAGGCCTGGAGGTCCTGagcttctccaaggggcagttctgaagacctCTATGGGTGGGGCACCAGGGACAATGAGAACCATGGCTGGTCATAGATAGCTCATATGTTAATTGCTGGAGAGGTTATAGAAGCCGTGACATGCCTGGTCACGTGTGTGCAGACCTCGGGTGTGCACCTTGAAAGCTTCAATAAAGGTATACAATCtgtctttctccattaataCTGTTTCTGTGTCTATTCCACAGGAATTTAGGCAACAGCCTGTGCGACCTGcgggaggggcagggggcaccgcagggaggggacacgggaAATGGCCTCAGGCCAGGACAGGGGAGGTTCGGGGTCGGTGCTGGGACATTCTCGCTGTTGGGGGGTCAGACACCGGCAGGGGCTGCCCGGGGAGGTGATGGAGGCACCGCAGCGGGGATGTTTGGGAGGAGCCTGATGTGCCATGTGCTTTTGGGGTTTAGGGGCTACAGGGGCGGTGCGGACGGACTGGGTGGCCTAAAAGATCTCCAACCCTGATGATTCCATCGGTCCGTGACACCCATCACGGAGACGGGCGAGCAGAGCCGCCTCCAGAGTCCCCGGGAGCATCCTGTCGCACTGTGAGCTGCCAGGCTTCCTTCCCAGCCCGTGGGGCCGCCCCGGAGCATCCCCCGTCTGTTTGTAAACCCTGGAGGATCCCCGTTCAGTTTGCAAACCCTGGAGCATCACCATTCTGTTTGCAAACCCTGGAGCATCCCCTTTCTGTTTGCAAACCCTGGAGCATCACCATTCTGTTTGCAAACCCTGGAGCATCCCCTTTCTGTTTGCAAACCCT comes from the Pithys albifrons albifrons isolate INPA30051 chromosome 15, PitAlb_v1, whole genome shotgun sequence genome and includes:
- the PCBD2 gene encoding pterin-4-alpha-carbinolamine dehydratase 2, encoding MPSGGAALRRALLGARRAMSGGPAAMSSQSHWLTAEERNQVLLDLKASGWSQLGERDAIYKEFNFKNFNQAFGFMTRVALQAEKMNHHPEWFNVYSKVQITLISHDCGGLSKRDVKLAQFIDKAAASV